From the Acuticoccus sediminis genome, the window GCGCGGCTCAATGATCCTGACCTCGAACCTCACCTTCGGCTCCTGGGACCAGGCCTTCGCCAGCGAGACGGTGCTCACCGCGGCAATGCTCGACCGCATCCTGCACCACGCCACGGTCGTCTCGATCCAGGGTGAAAGCTACCGCCTGAAGGACAAACGCAAGGCCGGCCTCATCGCTGCAACGGCGCCCAAGAGAGAGCCGGCCTGAACACGAGGGTGGGTCAGATTTGGATCGACCCTTTAATTGCGACTGCCTGTCAACGTTTTTCTTTCCGTCACTGCCGGGGTCAGGGTATGCCGGTCGGCGCGGCGGGAATCGGTAGAGCGGTTTCGTCCGTGGCTCGCCTTGCCGCGACAGTGAGTGCGTAGAAGTGCCACCTCTGGCATCGCGAGACTGGGCTCGACTTCGATCTCGACATCCGGCTGCAGCAGGTGATCCGGCTGGTGTTCGAGCGCTTCCGCCAGGCCCATCTGTTGCTGAGCGCGGCAGGGGTGTTCTTCCCAAGAGCGTCCGACGGAAAGCGGCTGACGTCTTTCGATTGGGCGCCGATCCGCCGATCCTCAACCATCGTGACGATGAATGCCGATCACAATTTGCCGTCAACGCTCGGCCGTGCGGTTGCAGAATTGGAGACAATCATCAGTTCTTCTGGGCAGAGTTTTCAACTGCCTGTGATATAACCATAGGTTAGATTTAGGATATATTTTTATCTATAGTTAGATATGGATAAAAATATAATTTGCTTCAGTTAGGAAAATCCCTGTTGCAGGTAGGATTGATCTCAATGTAATTAGATGCATCCCTCATTGAGGGCGACAATTACGTATTTTTGCGCGCAGTACGCCTACTCGGCCGGCGTGAACACGCTTCAACCAATTGATATGACGAAGCCAGGAAGAACTGGGAGGTCTCAATGAGCGGTGATCCCGTTCCGGTGTCGGACGACTTTGCCGCCGGGACGCTTGATCCGGTATGGCGCATCGAGGGGCCGGCGGGGACCTCCGCTGCCGTGGGCTTTGCCGCCGCCGACGGCTTTCTCGAGCTCGTCACCGCCGATGGCGATCACGACGTATGGGGTGAGAACAACAGCGCCCGCGCCCTCCAGGCGATGGCCAACGTCAACTTTACCGTCGAGGCGTGCTTCCTCTCCACCCCCACCGAGGCGTTTCAGATCCAGGGCATTCTGGTGGAACAGGACGCCGACACCTACCTGCGCTTCGACACCTTTTCCAACGGCAGCACCCTTTACGCCTACGCCGCCGTGATCCGCGATGGCGTTCCTGCGAAGAAGATCAACGTCGCGCTGTCCGACCCCGCCCCCTATCTGCGCGTCGAACGTCAGGGCGATCTGTGGATCTTCTCTACCGCCACCGACGGTAACACGTGGACCGAGGTGGGCCGCTTCACCGCGGCGATCACCGTCACCGCTGCCGGCCCCTTCGCGGGCAATGTCGGCGATGCCGACGGCTTCACCGCTCGCGTCGACTACGTCGAGTTCGCGAACGACCCCATCGCCGACGAAGACGGCACTTACGTCCCACCCCCGTTACCCCCCGTGGCAACGGACGACGCCTACGACTTGCTGGCTGAGGAATCGATTACGATCCTCGTCGCCGACCTCCTCGCCAACGACCGCGACGGTAACGACGACGCCCTGAACCTCGTCGGCTTCACACCGCCGGCTCATGGCACCCTCGTCGACAATGCCGACGGCACCCTCACCTACACCCCGGGGCCAGGCCCTCTTCAGAGCGACAGCTTCACCTACACAGTGAGCGACGGGACGCTGACGGACAGCGCCAGCGTCGTCCTCACGGCACCCCCTCCCGTTCCGGTGTCGGACGACTTTGCCGCCGGGACGCTTGATCCGGTATGGCGCATCGAGGGGCCGGCGGGGACCTCCGCTGCCGTGGGCTTTGCCGCCGCCGACGGCTTTCTCGAGCTCGTCACCGCCGATGGCGATCACGACGTATGGGGTGAGAACAACAGCGCCCGCGCCCTCCAGGCGATGGCCAACGTCAACTTTACCGTCGAGGCGTGCTTCCTCTCCACCCCCACCGAGGCGTTTCAGATCCAGGGCATCCTGGTGGAACAGGACGCCGACACCTACCTGCGCTTCGACACCTTTTCCAACGGCAGCACCCTTTACGCCTACGCCGCCGTGATCCGCGATGGCGTTCCTGCGAAGAAGATCAACGTCGCGCTGTCCGACCCCGCCCCCTATCTGCGCGTCGAACGTCAGGGCGATCTGTGGATCTTCTCTACCGCCACCGACGGTAACACGTGGACCGAGGTGGGCCGCTTCACCGCGGCGATCACCGTCACCGCTGCCGGTCCCTTCGCGGGCAATGTCGGCGATGCCGACGGCTTCACCGCTCGCGTCGACTACGTCGAGTTCGCGAACGACCCCATCGCCGACGAAGACGGCACTTACGTCCCACCCCCGTTACCCCCCGTGGCAACGGACGACGCCTATACGGTGCAGCAGGATGAGGCGCTGGTCATCGCCACCATCGACGGTGTTCTCGCGAACGACGTCGATCACAACGGGGACGACCTCTTCGCGAGCATCGCTACCGGGCCGAGCAAGGGAACGCTCACGCTGAGCGCCGACGGGAGCTTCATCTATACGCCCTTTGCCGGCTCTTCGGGGACGGACACGTTTACCTACACAGTGAGCGACGGCAACGGCGGGGCCGACACCGCGACCGCGACACTTCTCATCCTTAATCCGGTGGACGTGTTCTCGGACGACTTCAGCGGTGGTGCCTTAAGCCCAGGCTGGAGCTTTAAGGGGATTGCCGGGACCGCCGGGCTCGCAGAAGCCGACGGCGAGGGTTATCTCGTAATCGTGTCACCCGCAGGCGTCCCAGTCGATGCCTACAACACCCTCACCACCCCAAGGGTGGTGCAGCAGATCGACGACGGCGACTTCCAGGTCTCCATCCGGCTGCTGAACGAACCGGAGGTCGACAATCAGGAGCACGGCCTCCTCCTCATCGAGGATGATCAGAACTGGCTGCGCTTTGACGTTGCTTATACGACACCCCGAGGGCTCGTGCTCATCGTCGGGGTAATTGAGGACGATGATCGGTCGCTGCCTCTGTTCAAGCGCATTTCACCGGGCGAGGTAACGCACCTCAGGGTCACGCGCACGGACAACACCTTTGTGTTCGAAACGTCCGGTGACGGGGCGGCTTGGACTGAGGTGCTGTCGCTGGTCTCGGACGTTGCTCCGAGCGAAATCGGCCCGTTCGCCGGCAGCACGAGCCTCGATGCGACCCCCACGCCCGGCTTCGTCTCGAAGATCGACTGGTTCCAGTCGAGCACCGCCCCGATTGTGGATGAAGACGGCGACATCATATCGCCCGTGAACACAGCGCCTGTGGCGGGCAACGACGTCATCCCGGTCGCCGGATCGGACCCTCTGGTGATCTCGATCGCCGGTTTGCTGTCGAACGACGCTGACGGGAACGAGGACGCGCTCAGTCTTGTGAGGTTCACTCAGCCTGGCGTCGGAACGTTGGTCAACCACGGCGACGGCACGCTGATCTATACGCCGCCGCAGGGCACGTTCCATGGCGATAGCTTCACCTACACGGTGTCCGACGGGACACTCACCGACACAGCGACGGTGACGCTCTTCGATCCGATCAACGTCTGGTACGGTGACACGCAGCGCTTTGGAAGCCCCGGCGAGGCACAGAGGTGGGTAAACATCCTCGGCGAGGTGTCGGGCGACATCGCGAACCTTTCCTACAGCCTCAACGGGGGACCCGTTGAGGTCCTGTCGATTGGCCCTGACACCAGACGGCTGCACGGCGCCGGAGAGTTCAACATCGAGATCGACTACGAGGACCTCGACGGAAGCGCCACGCACGACGTGGTGACGATCATCGCTGAATACGCCGATGGCACGCTGATCACCGAGAACGTTACCATCGACTACGAGGACGGCGCAGTCTGGAGCCCGAACTACACCATCGACTGGGACAGCGTTGCGAACATCCAGGACGTCGCCCAGATCGTCGATGGAACATGGACTATCGCAGATGGCGGCGTACGGCCCGTCGACACCGGTTACGACAGGGTGATCGCGCTCGGCGATGCTTCGTGGGACAACTATGAGGTTAGGCTTTCCGTCACGACGCACGACCTCACGGCGATCGATCCGCGCGGGCGCGACGGCGGCGGCTTCGCAGTCGGTGCGCTGTGGACGGGGCACACCGATTCACCGGTATCGGGATGGCAGCCGCGCGCCGGCTGGGAGCCAGGGGCCATTTTCTTTTACACGGACGATGACGGGAACGGCGTCGGCGAATATAGGCTCCACGCCGCGAATGACTTTTCGCCTCCACTCGTCCGCGAAACAGCCCTTCTCGAAGAAGGTGCGACCTACAACATCGTCATGCGAGTGGAGCAGGTTGGGTTGTACGACCGCTCCTATCAGGTCAAGATCTGGCAAGAGGGAACGCATGAACCGACGGGCTGGACGGTAGAAGGTATCGAAACCTTCGATCTTACAGAGGCTCCGCTCACCGGAGGCATTTATCTTAATGCCCATTATCACGACGTCACGTTCAATGATGTCTCGGTGAGCGAGATCCCCGGCTCTGATATCGTGCAGGGCGGCACAGACGCCGACGTCCTGATGGCGGTCGACGTGTCGGACTTCTCCCCAGGGCTCGGCGAGATCGATGTCTTCGTGACGGGGGACGGCGCCGACATGGTCGTCCTCGGCGCCAACAGCGTCGTCTACTACGACGACGGGCAGTCTTCGACGGCCGGTCTCGACGACTACGGACTCGTCTGGGATTTCAAGCCGCTGTCCGATAACGTTCGACTTGCAGGAAACGCAACCGATTACCTCCTCGTCGAGGACGCTGCCGATCTTGCGCCAGGCACGGCGATCTGGCGCGATGCCGACGACGATGAGCCAGAGTTGATTGGCCTTTTGCATAACGTTTATGGCCTTTCTCTAACCGACGGAACTTTCATATTCGATGGCCTCATCTGAGGCCCAGCGACCCTTGGTGCGCACGATCTGCCATGCATGACGAGCACACCAAACGCGATGCAAAACGACGACAGCGACTGAAGAAGAAATGGGGACCACGATGCCGCTCGTCAGTATCGGCCTTCCCGTCTACAACGGGGAAAACTACCTTGCGCAGGCTCTGAACGCCATCCTTGCCCAAGACTTCGAAGACTTCGAAGTCATAATCTCGGACAACGGCTCCATAGACGGCACACAGGACATTGCACTCAGCTATTCACAAAAGGATAAGCGCATTCGCTACATTCGCCTTACAGAAAACAAAGGTGCTGCGTTCAACTATAATAATACATTTAACCTATCCACGGGGCACTATTTTAAGTGGGCGGCTCACGACGACATCATCACGCCGACCTTCCTGCGCCGCTGTGTCGAGGAGTTCGAGCGCTTGGAGCGCGAGGGATACCGGCCGTCGATCGTCTACACGAAGTCGGACGTCATCGACGAGGAGGGGCGCGTTCTCCAGCCGGACCCCAATCACATGAATCTCCTATCTCCAGTGCCGGCATGGCGGGTCTTGTCCGCCGTCCAACGCATGGGCCTTGCCGCACCGGTCTTCGGGCTGATGCGCCGGGATATGATGGAGCGGACCCGTCTCGTCGGTCGCTATATCGGGTCCGACTACGTCTTCATCCTGGAGGCGGCGATGATCGAGCGGATTGTCCAGCTCGACGACGTTCTGTTCCAGCGACGCATCCACGCCGCGGGATCGCGCGTCGCGAACAAACGCAGACGCGATCTCATGGCGTGGTTCGATCCCAAGGCGAAATCCGTTCTCTCCGAGCGGCAACGCATGACGCTGGAGTACTACCGCTCCGTCTTCGTCGTCCCGGACCTGTCGGTTTTGACGCGAGCTACGTGTCTGATTGCCCTCACGGCCGCATTGTCCGTTTGGTGGTTTCGCCGCTTTCGCGTTTTTGTCGGACGCAAGCGGCGCACTCTCTTCCAGTCGTTTGGACAGGCATGAACGTCCTTATCGGCGCCACCTGAGCCGCTGGAAAATCTTCGTAGCGACACGCTCGCCCTTTGCCGCGACGGCAGTGGGAATGCCGCGAAGGTACGGATCGCCTCTAAACAGCCCGTGGCAGACGCGAAAGCCCAGCCGGCGCGGGTAGAGCCAATCCGGTTTGCCAAGATCGAGGTCCACTTCGTGACGTTTTGCGATTGCGGCGTATGGCGACAGGTCGAGTTGCAGCGGACGCGGAGAATGGTCACGCCATGGTTTCATCCCCTGCGCGTGTACGATGGAAGGTGGCTGCACGAGCCGCGCCCTCAGACGTTCGCGCACACGAAAACCGTCGGCCTTCTGGCACTGGGCGATGTCCCGCCCCGCGCGCAGCCACACGAGGTCCAAGCCTTCATAGGGCTTCGAGCCGAGCAGTGCCGTCAAGACATCCTGATCGCCTGCCAAGTGAAGCGGGCGATCAGAAAAAGGGATCCTCTGAGCGGCGATGTACCCCGGCGCAGCGAGCATGTCGCGATAAGTCTCAAGAAGCGTGATATGATGGCGCGTCGCCCCGACGATTCCTGAGTTGACCGTGTGCACCAGCCGGTGGCCAGGCTCAAGGCTCCACGCGGTCGTTCGCAGCTCCGAACCCTGACGCCTCGCGGCGCGGTACTCCTGCGCCACGATCAACGCATCATAGGGCGCATTCGCATAATGCGCCGGAAGCCTGTCAGTGAAGATGAGGTCCGAATCGAGCCATGTCACAGCGTTCGCTTCAGACTTCAGAAGGTGGAGGAGCGCCGCCGGTTTTACGTCCCAGCCTCTCGCCCCGATGTCGAGATCCGGGAGCCGTCGAATCTGGGCCTCCGGGACGGTCGACGGGAGAGGGGCGGATGCCGCACCGGGGCCGAGCAGAAACAGCGTCGCTTCGGGGTGGACCCGAAAAAGGCTCGCAGCGAGGAGCCGTACCGCAATAACGTCGCTCGTCCGATCCTCGTACGTGCAAAAGGTCATCCGGTTGAGCTGCCCGACGGGCTGCGTCCCCGCAGCCTCCAGTCCTACGATGCTAGAGGTCGGTTCGCGTACGGCTTCGCCTCTCGGTTCGACGGGTGTTTCGAGATCGCTCAAGCGGGTTTCACCCGTGCGAGAACGTGCCGCAGCTCTGTCCACTCGTTCCGATCAAAACCAAGACACAGGAGGACGAAGACATAGAAGGCTTCTCCCACGAGGACGTGCAGGGCAAGCGTCGCCCATGTGTCGGGCGGCGACGCCACAATAAGGGTGAACCAGACGAGCGCACCCGCGACAGCAGGCAAATAGCCTGGGATCAGCACTTCTTTGACGAACGTGCTTGCGCTCGCCCCAGTCAATCTGATGCAAAGGCGCCAGTAATAGAAGATTTGCGAACTGATGGCGGTCATCGCGACGGCGATCGTCATGCCGAGCGCTCCGAGATCAGTCAAAGTAGCGAAGAGCAGCATCACCACGAGACCACCGGCCTGAAACAAAAATGCGGGAAGGAAGAACGCCTGCACCTGCTCGGTGGCCATTGCCGTCATCGCGAGCAGATGGGTCGGCTTGTCGAAGACGAAGATGACCATGAAGAGCGAAAGCACGGCCGCAGCAGCGGCATACTGCTCGCCGACGTAAAGTTTGATGAAAGGGGCGGAATAAATTGACAGGGGCGTCGCGATCGCAAGCGAAGCCCAAGTGGAGTAGCGGCCGAGTCTGAAGACGGTGCGCGCGAGCCGCCGCTTCTCCTCGAGTGCGTGGAACGCGGTCAGAACCGGTTGCAGCGGCTGCACAACGAGGCTCGCGGTATTGTTGATCTGCCGAAAGATCGTTGCTCCGACGTAAAAATTCGTGACGTCCAAGGCGCTGCCCGAGAAGTTCAAGATCAGAGTCGCAGCGTTGGTGTACATGACACTACCAAGGCGTCCGAGAGTCGTCCAAAGGCCGAATCCCATCAATGTGCGGGTCGTCGCGCGGTCGAAGGCGGACAGGCGGATCCGCATTTGTGGAATCATGCGCCGGGACCTCGCGGCGACAACGATCGTGTACAGAATATCCGCAGTGACATTCGCCACGACGACCCAAATGACTTGCGGTCCAATCTCAAGCAGGAGGACGAAGAGCATCGCGATACGAAAAAGATCGCGCGCAACTCCCAGCAAGTTCAGCTCCACGAAACGTTGACGGACGTGAAAACTAGCTGTGAACGGCACACCCAGCATCTGTACACAAAAACTCGCGACGAGGAGCCCCATCATGATCTGCGCATCGCTGACCATTGCCGGCGCAATCGTCAGTATGTGATCGACGTTCATGGAGACCGCCACGCCGATCACCAGAAATGCGCACACCATAGCAGCAACTGGGAAGAAAATGGAGCTGATGATGCGAGTAATTCCGTCGAAATCGCCCTTCGCGTAGGCTTCTACCACGTATCGGCTGATACCCCCAGTCAAAAATAGAAAAAACAACGGAGCAAAGACTATTACCGCCATTACCACAGGAAGTACCGCGAATTCTTGTGGTGAAATGCGCTTAAGAAGGTATTGATACATCCAAACGATGATGGTGACATTCAGAGCTTTGCTAGCCAAAGAACTGACTGAGTTGATGACAACCAGACGCTTGGAAATAATGACATTCATCGTATCGTTCACGTGTAACCTCTCGTGACGCAAATTCGGGAACGACAGAGAGCGCTCTGCTCGGTGTAAATTCCGGTTCGGTAACCGAGCACATCATCGTTGCAGCGGTCGGATGGCGCGGAGGAGTTCATCACGGCTCCCTGAGCCATAAGCAGGTAATTGGATTGCAAGTATAGGCACATTTTAAAGTCGAACTTCCGGTTACGTATCAGTCAGACATCATCACAGGTTAGTTTCAATGTAAAAAATCAAGTTTTACAGACGACAGCTAAGTCTCATGCGGATCGCCATTTGCGTCAACACCCTATCCGTCCGTGTTCCAGAAAAATCAGTAGTGGGGTGGCCTGCCCGGCCGTCCAACCTCATCGTGAGGCGCCTTGAAGTGGAGGAACGCATGAGCCGGAACATACCCGTGGCGCCGTCGTGTACGGTGTCGATCTCAGCAAGAACGTCTTCCACGTCGTCGGCCTCGGTGCAGCCGGCCCGACCCATTCCCCGGCCTCGTAGGCATCGAGTGCGGCCGCGCCGGCCTCGGCGTCGAGCGCCTTGTAGGACACACAGTCAAGGCTGTGGTGCAGCAGGTGAACAATGCAGGTCTGGACCATGGCGTCTGGAAAGACCGCGGCGATCGCTTCGGGGAAACCCTTCAGGCCGCCGACGACCGCGAGCAGCACATCTTCGGTTCCGCGGTGTCTGAGCTCGTTCATGACCCGGAGCCAGAATTTCGCACCCTCGTTCTGCTCCAGCCAGAGCCCGAGAACCTCCTTCGTGCCGTCGACCCGGACCCCGAGGGCGATATGTACGGCCTTGTTGCGGACCGTGCCCTCGTGGCGGATCTTCACCCGCAGGGCGTCGAAGAAGATCAGGGGATAGACCGCCTCGAGCGGATGGGCCTGCCATGCCGCCAGCTCCTCCAGCACCGCTAGAGTCCCGACTTCAACCCATCGAGAAGGTCTCGCCAAGCTCAAGGCGCTCTTGCGCAAGGCCGCGGAGCGCGCCGTCGAGGGCCTCGGGGCTGCCATCGGCCGCATCGTCAACGCCTTCAACCCCGCCGAGTGCGCCAACTACTTCAGCGCATGCGGATACGATTGATGGGATTCCGCTCCGGTGTTTGGCACCCGCCGCAGCACGGCAGGCGTCCATCTGCTGGGAATTGCAACGTCGGAGGCGACGGCCACTTGCAGCAGCGCGAAGGATCCTCGCGGGCCCTATTTTTGCTCTGGTTGTGGCAAGATGCGGCTCTTGGACATCGACCGAACGAAAGACGGGCGAGTATGTCGACTACGATCACGGCTCAGGCGAGGCCCGAGCACCAGGATGCGCAAGCTGCGTCCCGGCCCGGCAACCACATCGTTATTGTTCTGTTCATGCTGTCGCTGACGATCCCGCCGGAGGTGTGGGTCGAGCTCGGCCCGATCCGCCTGCCGGTCTACCGGATCCTCCTCGTCGTGATGGCCTTCCCCTGCCTCTTCTCGCTCCTGCGCGGGCGCCAGGGCGGGCTCAACCTCGCGGACTTCCTAGTCTTCGGGTTCGCACTGTGGGCTGCTGTCGCGCTGCTGGTCAACCACGGGGGCAGCTGGTGGCAGTTCATCGGCCTGACGACTGTGGAAACGGTCGTGCCCTACCTGATTGCGCGTACCTATATTCAGAACGCCCAGCAGTTCGAAGCATTTGTTAAATTATACTTCATCATTGTCCTTGCGATCCTCCCCTTCGCGCTGATCGAAACGCTGACGGGCCATCACATCCTGCGGGAGATCACGGGGCAGCTCTTCGGCCGGTTCACCGCATTCGAGGGCCGCCCGGCCAGGCTCGGCCTCGAGCGTGCCTACGGTCCGTTCGTGCATCCCATTCACTACGGCCTGTTCTGTGCGACGCTCGTCGGCATGCTCGTCTCGATGCAGAAGACCAGGTTTGCCGCTCTGTGGCGCTACGCTGTTATGGGCGTCGCGATCTTTTGCT encodes:
- a CDS encoding Ig-like domain-containing protein, whose amino-acid sequence is MSGDPVPVSDDFAAGTLDPVWRIEGPAGTSAAVGFAAADGFLELVTADGDHDVWGENNSARALQAMANVNFTVEACFLSTPTEAFQIQGILVEQDADTYLRFDTFSNGSTLYAYAAVIRDGVPAKKINVALSDPAPYLRVERQGDLWIFSTATDGNTWTEVGRFTAAITVTAAGPFAGNVGDADGFTARVDYVEFANDPIADEDGTYVPPPLPPVATDDAYDLLAEESITILVADLLANDRDGNDDALNLVGFTPPAHGTLVDNADGTLTYTPGPGPLQSDSFTYTVSDGTLTDSASVVLTAPPPVPVSDDFAAGTLDPVWRIEGPAGTSAAVGFAAADGFLELVTADGDHDVWGENNSARALQAMANVNFTVEACFLSTPTEAFQIQGILVEQDADTYLRFDTFSNGSTLYAYAAVIRDGVPAKKINVALSDPAPYLRVERQGDLWIFSTATDGNTWTEVGRFTAAITVTAAGPFAGNVGDADGFTARVDYVEFANDPIADEDGTYVPPPLPPVATDDAYTVQQDEALVIATIDGVLANDVDHNGDDLFASIATGPSKGTLTLSADGSFIYTPFAGSSGTDTFTYTVSDGNGGADTATATLLILNPVDVFSDDFSGGALSPGWSFKGIAGTAGLAEADGEGYLVIVSPAGVPVDAYNTLTTPRVVQQIDDGDFQVSIRLLNEPEVDNQEHGLLLIEDDQNWLRFDVAYTTPRGLVLIVGVIEDDDRSLPLFKRISPGEVTHLRVTRTDNTFVFETSGDGAAWTEVLSLVSDVAPSEIGPFAGSTSLDATPTPGFVSKIDWFQSSTAPIVDEDGDIISPVNTAPVAGNDVIPVAGSDPLVISIAGLLSNDADGNEDALSLVRFTQPGVGTLVNHGDGTLIYTPPQGTFHGDSFTYTVSDGTLTDTATVTLFDPINVWYGDTQRFGSPGEAQRWVNILGEVSGDIANLSYSLNGGPVEVLSIGPDTRRLHGAGEFNIEIDYEDLDGSATHDVVTIIAEYADGTLITENVTIDYEDGAVWSPNYTIDWDSVANIQDVAQIVDGTWTIADGGVRPVDTGYDRVIALGDASWDNYEVRLSVTTHDLTAIDPRGRDGGGFAVGALWTGHTDSPVSGWQPRAGWEPGAIFFYTDDDGNGVGEYRLHAANDFSPPLVRETALLEEGATYNIVMRVEQVGLYDRSYQVKIWQEGTHEPTGWTVEGIETFDLTEAPLTGGIYLNAHYHDVTFNDVSVSEIPGSDIVQGGTDADVLMAVDVSDFSPGLGEIDVFVTGDGADMVVLGANSVVYYDDGQSSTAGLDDYGLVWDFKPLSDNVRLAGNATDYLLVEDAADLAPGTAIWRDADDDEPELIGLLHNVYGLSLTDGTFIFDGLI
- a CDS encoding glycosyltransferase family 2 protein, whose translation is MPLVSIGLPVYNGENYLAQALNAILAQDFEDFEVIISDNGSIDGTQDIALSYSQKDKRIRYIRLTENKGAAFNYNNTFNLSTGHYFKWAAHDDIITPTFLRRCVEEFERLEREGYRPSIVYTKSDVIDEEGRVLQPDPNHMNLLSPVPAWRVLSAVQRMGLAAPVFGLMRRDMMERTRLVGRYIGSDYVFILEAAMIERIVQLDDVLFQRRIHAAGSRVANKRRRDLMAWFDPKAKSVLSERQRMTLEYYRSVFVVPDLSVLTRATCLIALTAALSVWWFRRFRVFVGRKRRTLFQSFGQA